The Streptomyces rubrogriseus genomic sequence ACTCGTCGACCTTGCGCTTGCGCCACTGCGACGTCCGGGTGTTCAGCAGCGCCCGGCGCACGTAGCCGTCCAGGGCACGGTGGTCCTCGATGCGCTCCCAGGCCACGTAGGTCTTGGTGAGCGCGGTCTGCAGCAGGTCCTCCGCGTCGCTCGGGTTCGCGGTGAGCGACCGGGCGGTACGCAGCAGCACCGGCTGGCGTGCCTTCACGTACGACGAGAACGACGGGTACGGGAAGGTCTGCGTCCGTGCCGTGGACGCGGCCGGTGCGGCGGCCCTCGCCGTGGCCGGCGCCATGACTGTGGCGGCGTTCGAAGCGCTGGTGCAGACGGGTGTGGTCATGGCTCAACGCTATGAGCGAGGGAGCACCCGGCGGATCGGCCGCAGGTCCCGAAGCCGAGTCCGCCTCAGGTTGTAGGGGTGGTGTTGGCCCCACCTCCTGTAGGTGGAGTGGGGGAGGAGGGGTACTGCGGGTTGACCCCTGAGGGTTCGCACGAGGCAAGCACCCGTGGGGGCGCGGAGCACCTGCGAGGCGCACTCCGGCAGGGGGCAGGATGCCCCCGCGAGGCCTGC encodes the following:
- a CDS encoding SigE family RNA polymerase sigma factor encodes the protein MTTPVCTSASNAATVMAPATARAAAPAASTARTQTFPYPSFSSYVKARQPVLLRTARSLTANPSDAEDLLQTALTKTYVAWERIEDHRALDGYVRRALLNTRTSQWRKRKVDEFACDELPEPEPVTGADDPAERQALHDAMWRAIMKLPARQRAMVVLRYYEDLSEARTAEVLGVSVGTVKSAVSRALGKLREDPELGFVR